From one Planococcus citri chromosome 3, ihPlaCitr1.1, whole genome shotgun sequence genomic stretch:
- the LOC135838802 gene encoding glycosylated lysosomal membrane protein-like encodes MFCFSKIIFFVALSIIFCDINRVLCGTSRKLSHFVYPDSNSTYCRNLIVIKAEGPADVLYHVWDFGPELDEPILTMHAVPPHANISVNCTQKAINFTSEPLYFFGVVIRNIYEFNDKDDSGILHSDDSQNIKMPFQYFNWAVQGFLDDLPSNSITYYLSADGYQHGNITKTGVISITVSVFGDYGHSVDLPHLLHTENSTQVDLVIGNFTTAYDRSRFAIELATLSMNEPDTKVRLSAKKTLDDENTPGVFILDTLRVGDDDDINQAHSGYLQWRPIVYTSPNKVVSNSTKTFEYDIVNATRSVFDTYCLYPSLLLDSRGSPVSAVCANISLGWSGDGFYKRTNYSSWSFLVGIGSSPEPEFSMMVFLIIAIGLGFPTLIILGGTAFMIYRKVRTGD; translated from the exons atgttttgttttagtaaaattattttctttgtcGCTCTTagcattattttttgtgatatAAATCGCGTATTATGTGGAACGAGCAGGaag CTAAGCCATTTCGTATACCCAGACAGCAATTCAACATATTGTCGGAATTTGATAGTTATTAAAGCTGAAGGACCCGCAGATGTGCTTTACCATGTGTGGGATTTCGGCCCCGAACTAGATGAACCAATATTAACCATGCACGCAGTACCTCCTCATGCGAACATATCCGTGAATTGCACACAAAAAGCTATCAATTTTACATCTGAGCCATTATATTTCTTCGGTGTGGTGATCAGGAAT atttacgaATTCAACGATAAAGATGATTCGGGAATTTTGCACAGCGATGACtctcaaaacataaaaatgCCTTTTCAATACTTCAATTGGGCTGTACAAGGGTTCCTCGACGATCTACCTAGTAATTCTATCACTTATTATCTCAGCGCCGATGGTTACCAACATGGAAATATTACCAAAACTGGTGTAATAAGTATTACG GTTTCAGTTTTTGGAGATTATGGCCATTCTGTTGATTTACCTCATTTGTTGCATACTGAAAATAGCACGCAGGTCGATCTAGTTATCGGTAATTTTACTACGGCTTATGATAGATCTCGATTCGCAATCGAATTAGCAACGTTAAGTATGAACGAACCAGACACTAAAGTGAGATTATCAGCTAAGAAAACGCTAGATGATGAAAATACTCCGGGAGTGTTTATA TTGGATACATTACGTGTTGGAGACGATGACGATATAAATCAAGCACACAGCGGGTATTTGCAGTGGCGTCCAATCGTCTACACATCGCCCAATAAAGTCGTGTCAAATTCAACGAAAACCTTTGAGTATGATATCGTCAATGCAACTCGATCTGTGTTCGATACATATTGTCTATATCCCAGTTTATTACTTGATTCACGTGGCTCCCCAGTCAGTGCTGTATGTGCAAACATATCACTTGGGTGGAGTGGAGATGGATTTTATAAAAGAACTAATTACTCCTCATG GTCATTCTTGGTTGGAATTGGGAGCTCGCCGGAGCCTGAATTTTCTATGATGGTTTTTCTCATCATCGCTATCGGTTTAGGATTCCCTACGTTGATCATCTTAGGTGGAACTGCTTTCATGATCTACAGAAAAGTCAGAACCGGTGATTAG
- the LOC135838797 gene encoding uncharacterized protein LOC135838797, translating into MIAFILSSILFAKLDLVSAECTDIYGRSITPGIHFIPGPDICQLCVCDNTTPKWCKRVLCSPPQNCKSFVMGSSCCDYSCLDNTIQSGGDFRDEIDRRFLITIATAFLILTVLLFIIHKLRHRTIHVGRLQNRQLAEDRRSIGSIGFITGSIGYLNLSNGHHFDDHPLVHFPVYKPHANYFPRGEAPPPYDEAMADTALNISAATQLLTNDREILEFNEQRRRCNSAGIAMTASHPINTAERCNCEPQQPVKDNRNQADLTNVYGCAAQHRTIPLPICVTPESLNQHGPVQSNESLNRRSCPIHNKKNDATGRADSEQRSRANSTGYAQPTTSTGHGTCPPQFHLDPAHATGSTHRTLPLSASLSSPLPSTSDSCERQPQFTTFSSAINISSVNGKEPSPSKSGKLEPLTKQSSQSRKSLASVSVTNESQPKPKKSSKCSKERAAAAATSSTPNESKEPKPETDGSSQLVDDYHAECENCNLNVKGECDGPDEYFPEQETMTLQRKLHEASTAKTNDQKASLTLPTNSRTKRCSSKNRKCGRWNGKESPFKTMLELVSSEEEEKEADKSQPNKTTDSDDKV; encoded by the exons ATGATAGCGTTCATTCTTTCAAGCATTTTATTCGCTAAACTAG ATTTAGTATCTGCCGAGTGTACAGATATCTATGGTAGATCCATTACACCAGGTATTCATTTCATCCCTGGTCCGGATATATGTCAATTATGTGTTTGTGATAACACTACTCCAAAATGGTGCAAACGAGTGCTATGTTCACCGCCTCAA AATTGCAAATCTTTCGTGATGGGAAGTTCTTGCTGCGATTACAGCTGTCTGGATAACACGATACAGAGCGGTGGAGATTTCAGGGATGAAATCGATCGCAGATTTTTAATCACTATTGCTACAGCATTCCTTATTCTGACAGTATTACTCTTCATCATTCATAAACTACGTCATCGAACTATCCATG taggtagaCTTCAAAATAGACAACTTGCTGAAGACCGAAGGAGTATCGGTAGTATTGGTTTCATTACCGGAAGTATCGGTTATTTGAATTTATCCAATGGGCATCATTTCGACGATCATCCTCTTGTACATTTTCCTGTATACAAACCGCATGCTAATTACTTTCCTAGGGGTGAAGCTCCTCCACCTTACGACGAAGCAATGGCTGATACAGCGTTGAACATATCTGCTGCAACTCAGTTGCTTACGA ATGATAGAGAAATTCTAGAATTCAACGAACAGAGACGACGATGCAATTCAGCTGGCATTGCTATGACAGCTTCGCATCCGATTAATACCGCCGAAAGATGTAATTGCGAACCACAGCAGCCCGTCAAAGATAATCGTAACCAAGCTGATCTGACTAATGTGTACGGTTGCGCTGCTCAACACCGAacgatacctttacctatctgTGTCACTCCCGAATCACTTAATCAACATGGTCCAGTTCAATCTAACGAGTCGTTGAATCGTCGTTCGTGCCCAATCCACAATAAAA AAAATGACGCCACCGGAAGAGCAGACTCTGAACAACGTAGCCGAGCTAACTCGACTGGTTATGCTCAACCTACCACTAGCACAGGACATGGTACTTGTCCTCCTCAATTCCATCTCGATCCAGCTCACGCAACTGGTTCTACTCATCGCACTTTACCTTTATCTGCCAGTTTATCTTCGCCCTTACCTTCTACTTCGGATTCGTGCGAACGTCAACCCCAATTTACTACATTCTCGTCCGCTATTAATATTTCCTCGGTGAATGGAAAAGAACCAAGTCCAA gTAAATCAGGTAAATTGGAGCCATTAACCAAACAATCTAGCCAATCTAGAAAATCTCTAGCATCGGTATCAGTAACCAACGAATCTCAACCCAAACCGAAAAAATCTTCCAAATGTTCGAAAGAGCGTGCTGCTGCTGCGGCAACCTCATCCACTCCTAATGAATCCAAAGAACCCAAACCAGAAACAGATGGCAGCTCTCAACTAGTCGACGACTACCATGCCGAatgtgaaaattgtaatttaaacGTAAAAGGAGAATGCGACGGTCCCGATGAATATTTCCCAGAGCAGGAGACGATGACTTTGCAAAGGAAACTACACGAAGCTTCGACTGCTAAAACCAACGATCAAAAAGCTTCGTTGACTTTGCCCACCAACTCGCGAACTAAAAG ATGTTCGTCAAAGAATCGTAAATGCGGACGTTGGAATGGTAAAGAATCTCCCTTCAAAACCATGCTCGAATTGGTGTCttccgaagaagaagaaaaagaggCTGATAAATCTCAACCGAATAAAACTACCGACTCCGACGATAAAGTCTAA